A window from Dermacentor albipictus isolate Rhodes 1998 colony chromosome 10, USDA_Dalb.pri_finalv2, whole genome shotgun sequence encodes these proteins:
- the LOC135912208 gene encoding N-acetyllactosaminide beta-1,3-N-acetylglucosaminyltransferase 3-like yields the protein MTLSSIILMGQIRKAKVATAPHPVHRVVEQQERRTTRPTEQVSKYKAPRGCQHRIDSLDGPGPDQEWHSGGWAVRQLCSQPLDTLFFVHTAPVNWKRRAQLRATLFEEAARTAFNWTGIFFIGKHEDPLVNMWTKLEVGATGDVVMLPYNDTFFTIIHKFVGGMRWVTEYCPNVRTIVKIDDDVGVQPFQLRQYLDVELPKNNDSIHCYVWAHNDVYRDPSSKYCVPEDDLVQDVYPLYCSGRSMIMTMETMRKLFRASKFVKGYAIDDAYRAVGTDALDAYGEGFWLAAIGLLRPTCG from the exons ATGACCCTGTCGAGCATAATATTGATGGGCCAGATAAGGAAGGCAAAAGTCGCAACGGCGCCGCATCCCGTCCATCGAGTAGTCGAGCAACAGGAACGCCGTACGACACGGCCTACTGAACAGGTTTCAAAATACAAGGCACCGCGGGGCTGCCAGCACCGGATCGACTCTCTGGACGGACCAGGACCAGACCAGGAGTGGCACAGTGGTGGCTGGGCAGTCCGCCAGCTTTGCAGCCAACCTCTGGACACTCTGTTCTTTGTGCACACGGCGCCGGTGAACTGGAAACGTCGTGCTCAGCTGCGTGCCACTCTGTTCGAAGAGGCCGCCCGGACCGCTTTCAACTGGACCGGCATCTTCTTCATTGGGAAACACGAAGACCCCCTGGTGAACATGTGGACGAAGCTCGAGGTAGGGGCTACAGGGGACGTTGTGATGCTACCCTACAACGACACCTTCTTTACAATTATCCACAAGTTCGTCGGCGGCATGCGATGGGTGACCGAGTACTGTCCCAACGTGCGCACCATCGTCAAGATCGACGATGACGTTGGTGTGCAGCCGTTCCAGCTTCGGCAATACCTGGACGTGGAGCTGCCAAAGAATAACGACTCTATACATTGCTACGTGTGGGCGCACAATGATGTATACCGTGACCCAAGCAGCAAGTACTGTGTCCCTGAAGACGACCTCGTACAAGACGTCTACCCTTTGTACTGTTCAGGGAGGTCCATGATCATGACGATGGAAACGATGCGGAAGCTTTTCAGGGCATCGAAGTTCGTCAAGGGTTACGCCATTGACGACGCCTAC AGGGCAGTGGGGACTGATGCTCTGGATGCATATGGTGAAGGCTTCTGGTTGGCGGCCATTGGACTTCTCCGACCGACTTGTGGATAG
- the LOC135912089 gene encoding N-acetyllactosaminide beta-1,3-N-acetylglucosaminyltransferase 3-like — MTLSSIILMGQIRKAKVATAPHPVHRVVEQQERRTTRPTEQVSKYKAPRGCQHRIDSLDGPGPDQEWHSGGWAVRQLCSQPLDTLFFVHTAPVNWKRRAQLRATLFEEAARTAFNWTGIFFIGKHEDPLVNMWTKLEVGATGDVVMLPYNDTFFTIIHKFVGGMRWVTEYCPNVRTIVKIDDDVGVQPFQLRQYLDVELPKNNDSIHCYVWAHNDVYRDPSSKYCVPEDDLVQDVYPLYCSGRSMIMTMETMRKLFRASKFVKGYAIDDAYRAVGTDALDAYGEGFWLAAIGLLRPTCG, encoded by the exons ATGACCCTGTCGAGCATAATATTGATGGGCCAGATAAGGAAGGCAAAAGTCGCAACGGCGCCGCATCCCGTCCATCGGGTAGTCGAGCAACAGGAACGCCGTACGACACGGCCTACTGAACAGGTTTCAAAATACAAGGCACCGCGGGGCTGCCAGCACCGGATCGACTCTCTGGACGGACCAGGACCAGACCAGGAGTGGCACAGTGGTGGCTGGGCAGTCCGCCAGCTTTGCAGCCAACCTCTGGACACTCTGTTCTTTGTGCACACGGCGCCGGTGAACTGGAAACGTCGTGCTCAGCTGCGTGCCACTCTGTTCGAAGAGGCCGCCCGGACCGCTTTCAACTGGACCGGCATCTTCTTCATTGGGAAACACGAAGACCCCCTGGTGAACATGTGGACGAAGCTCGAGGTAGGGGCTACAGGGGACGTTGTGATGCTACCCTACAACGACACCTTCTTTACAATTATCCACAAGTTCGTCGGCGGCATGCGATGGGTGACCGAGTACTGTCCCAACGTGCGCACCATCGTCAAGATCGACGATGACGTTGGTGTGCAGCCGTTCCAGCTTCGGCAATACCTGGACGTGGAGCTGCCAAAGAATAACGACTCTATACATTGCTACGTGTGGGCGCACAATGATGTATACCGTGACCCAAGCAGCAAGTACTGTGTCCCTGAAGACGACCTCGTCCAAGACGTCTACCCTTTGTACTGTTCAGGGAGGTCCATGATCATGACGATGGAAACGATGCGGAAGCTTTTCAGGGCATCGAAGTTCGTCAAGGGTTACGCCATTGACGACGCCTAC AGGGCAGTGGGGACTGATGCTCTGGATGCATATGGTGAAGGCTTCTGGTTGGCGGCCATTGGACTTCTCCGACCGACTTGTGGATAG